One Ciconia boyciana chromosome 16, ASM3463844v1, whole genome shotgun sequence genomic window, CGGCGGCAGGGCAGCACCGCCGGGCTCGCCCGCCCTTCCCCTCGCTGGAATTAAGCGCaaatggggggtttttttggtttttttgcatccTTGCTCCCCTTGGGCCGTGCAGGGCGCAACAAGGGCCAGGCCGGCACGGCGCAGCTGCTTTCCTGTCCGGCGAGCCTGGGTGCCGCTTTCCCGGTTGCCGGTGTGGCCATGGCAGCCGGAGCGAGGGCAGGGGCGTTTGGGGCTGGGCCGGGGGAGGACGGGACTGATCCATCTCTGACTTAACCCAGCACGGCCGCCCCGCAGGAGGATCCCGACGGCGAAGTCCCAACTCTTGTGCCGACGGCCACCGCGCCTGGTCCTGCCAGGCCGGAGCAGCGGGTCCCGCCCGCACGGCGTGAAGCCAGGCTGCCTTCCGCCCTTGTAGCGTTGCCCTGCCTGGTAAGAGGGTGAGCGGAGGCGCCCGATCCCGCGCCGGCCGTGTCCCTGCTGCCGGCGGCACGTGGCACTGCTCGCTCGGGCTCTCGACGTGCCACCCCGGGCCCTCGCCCGGCTCCCGGACGAGACGCAGCGCGGGCGCTTTCGCTGGCAGCCTCCGCCTCTCAGCCTCTCGCGCGGACGCAGCGGCGGGGCCAAGCGTCCGGATTCGAGCTCGCGGCCGAGCCTCGGCGGCGCGGTGCTAATGGCGAGTGCGTCCCCCGTCTGGAAGTGGCGCCGGCAGGCGGGCTGGGTCATCAGGGAGGCGTCCGGTGCTTCACCCTGAGCGGCGGTGGGGCTTGGCTCAGCCCTCCCGCTTCCCGCTGGGGTTTTGGCAAACCCCACTGCCCCGATTCCGGGTGTTCCCCAAAACTCTTCTCCAGCTGGGACAGCGCAGCCAAACCCGGAGCTCCTTGGCGGTGGGGCATCCGCGGGACCAGCAAGTGCCCCCGGCTGCGCTTGGCTTGCCGCGTGCCGTGTTTGAGGCCGGCCCCCGTCCGAAGCCTCGTTTGCTCCGGGGCGGTTGTCCAGCGTCGCATCTGTCTTGCCACCACAAGGAACGCGCTGGCGGGAGCGTTTTCCGGCGGGAAGCTTGCCGTTGATAGGGGGCCAGCGGTGCCGCTGGCTGATCCCTGGGTTGATGCAGCAGCACCACTGTATGCCGGTTGCTGGCAGAAAGCCGTTTTCGGCTGCTTGCCGGGGTAGTCCACGGCTCGATCGATGGCTGGCTGAGCTGCCAGAGCCCATCATGGCTGAACCCGGGGTGGGCAGCGCTCGGTCTTGCCGACAGAGCCCCATCCCCGGTGGCACCTTCCTGGTAAGTCGGGTGGCCAGCAGCCGGGAGGCGGCTCTGCTCGAGCCTGTCGTGGGCTCCTCCTGCGCCGGGTCACTCCCTGCCGCGGTGCCCGGTGCCATCGGAGGCTGCGCGGCTGCAAGGGGGGGCTGCGGCCGTCCCACCGCCCGCCGGTGCTTGTGGTTGTGACCATGCTCTCGGTGTGGCCTCACTGATCGCCTCCCTCTCGCGTCTCTCTCCTCAAGGCAAGCGGATGCGCGTGCAGTTGTCCACCAGCCGGCTCCGGACGGCGCCCGGGATGGGAGACAAGAGCGGCTGCTACCGCTGCGGGAAGGAAGGGCACTGGTCTAAAGAGTGCCCGGTAGATCGCCCGGGGCAAGTGGCGGACTTTGCCGAGGCCTATAACGAGCAGTACGGAGCCGTGCGCACTCCCTACACCGCGGGCTATGGGGAGACCGTGTATTACGATGAGGCGTACGGCGGGATGGCCGACTACTACAAGCGCTACCGCGTCCGCTCCTACGCCACGGCCTCTGCGTACGACGCCTACGCGGAGCAGACCATGGCCCAGTACTCCCAGTACGCCCAGTACTCCCAAGTCCAGTCCTCGGCCATGGCCGCCACCACAGCCATGGCCAGTCGCATCCCCACCACCCTAGACGCGTACGATAGAGCTCTGCTGCCGAccccgggcgcggcggccgccgtCGCTGCCGCCGCCACCGCTGCCGCGGCGGCCGCCTCCTCCACCTATTACACCCGGGATAGAAGCCCCCTGCGCCGCACGGCCGCCGCGGCCACCACCGTCGGAGAGGCGTACACGTACGAGCGTGGGCAGCTGTCGCCGGTCTCCTCGGTGGCCCGGGCCTCCCTCTACGACATGCAGCGGTTCGGGCGGGACCCGTACGCGGACCGGGCGCGGTACTCTGCCTTTTGAGCCGGAGGTGAGCGTGTTGGCAGGCCTGGCGCACGGCGCCTTGCAACCAGCGGTGCCTCCGGGCActgtggggggggtccccggctGCTGGAGATACGGGGTGTGCGTCCCCCAGGCCCTGGTTGTGCCGGTCGAGCGTCTGCGCCTCGATGCGAGCCGGGATGAAGGGTCGCGGTGAAGCAGATGGGCCCGACCGGGGTCTTGCTGGGCGTTAAAGCCCAGGCGCTGGCTCCGGACACTGCCCGGCGTGGGGCGCACGGTGAGGACATGCCGTAGCAATCGGTGCTGGTGCCGGCGGGTCGCTCTCCCTTGGGGCTCCCGCCTCCTTTAATTAGCTTccccctgcagctggggctgagccctcGCGCCGTCCCAGCACAGTCACCGCAGGGTGGGGGGTTCCcgcagagcccccagccccgtgtgCCGTGGCTGCCACGTGCATCCCCCAGGAGTAGCTCCTGTTTGGGGATGGTGCTCCCGGGCTCTGCCTGGTAAAAGCcgccagcagccaggctgccgCCCCGGCGTGGGTCCCTCTGGGATGGCCGCTGGCCCTGGTGCACCGCTGCGGGCGAGCTGGAGCCGCTGGGGCTCCCGGCAGCCCCACCGCTGCCGCCGTGTCAGGACTCTGGCTGCTCTCAGGAAGCCGGCAGCTCCTCCGGGCACCCGCTGCCACCTCATGCCGGGGCTCAGCATGGTCCCCGGCACGGTCCCGGCTGGTGCAGGGGCCGGCGCCTGCACCGGGCACCTGCGCCaactctgcttttctctttcaggtAAGATATTTGCGGCTGGACGTCGGGTTCCCGTCGCACACCGAATCGGCACCGCGCGTCTCGGGCTGCGCCGGGCTTCAAAGCACAGCCGGGTTCAGCTAACGAGTCGGTTCCTAATGGACGCTCAGCTTCTTCCCAGCCTGGTCAGGAGTAGCTCgacccccccccagctttcCGTTCTCAGTTGTCAGGATTTGCTTTTCAGGTAGTTTGggggcccccaccccccctAGCTGGTCTAGGCTCAGGTCGTGAGCAAGTGTAGCCGTAGCCGTAACCACAGCCATAGCCGTAGCCGCAGcaccagctttgctttgctttcccgCCCCCGGCCAGCGCGGAGCCGCTCGCTCCCTcgctgtagcttttttttttttctttttcctttattttttaagagggTGAATAATCCACTTGTagctttttaatacaaaatgacGTAGCTGACTCGAGGCTGCCACGCCGTGCTCCCCCTGCGCTGTGCCGCGCTGGTGTGGGAGGGCCGCCCTTGTGGTTGGAGCTcgccccacacccccccccgtGGCGTTTAGCGTACCCCAACCCCACTTCCCGGTAAAATAAACTCAGATTTTTAACAAACCCCGCTGGCTCCGGCACCGGTTATTTCTCTGGACTtgattcccccccaccccagctcgTAACCTCCAGGACTtaccagccctgcctgcagccctgcctgcggACGAGGAGCTCCCGGCCGGGATCCCCGTGGGGGTCTGTGCTGCAAATGAAGGGGCAGATGAGCGTggtgggggcagccccccaaaaAGGGACCCCAGGGCGCTGCGCTCGCCTGGCTAACGAGTGGGGCCAGGCTTTAGCAGCCCCCTGGCTCTCATCCTGATGCCCCTGTGTGGGGCAGCTGCCCCCCATCTTCCCTGTACCCCactggggttgttcctcctcctcctcctcctctccctcccaggcAGCACCTCTGAAACCGCCTGCTAATTAacctgcccagggctggctcGTTAGTCCCCAAACAGCCTGCACTGCTCCCACCCCGCCTCTCGGTGCTCGTTAAGTAACGACATTAGGGCCAGGACCGTGCCTTCGTCGATGCCCCAGCCCCTTCGGCTGGTCTCCGGGCCCCAGTTTTGCAGCGGGAGCCCCAAGCTTGTTGCCCTTCATCAGCCGCCGAGTTTCCAGGGCGATTCATCTCCGCTAATTGCCTCCATCTCATCATCCGCTAATTGCCTCCGTGTGCTCACCCGCGGGCTCCTCCATCACCAGGGTGGGCTTGAGCCCGGCACCAGCTCTCCGGCTTTACCGGGACGGTTCCTCCCTCGGCACCTGCCCTGGAAAATGAGGGGGAGAAACATTAGACCCTTCTGTACAGCTCATTACTGTGGTGGTTAACGAGTCCCAGCCGGGCAATaaggcacagcagcaggcagctgtcCTCCCCCTATGGCACAAAGGGTGTTAAACAACCAGGACCACACCATGACCCGTCCCCGGCTCCGGGGAGAGACGACGGGACAGAAAGCGCTTTTGGAAACTTTAATGGTGGTCGCGGCGGCGAGAACAGCTGGGGCAAGGCGGCAGCCGGCTCTGCCACGCGGTGCTGTACACGCATGACCGGCTGCCGTGGCAGAACCAGGGCCAGAGCAAATGCCAACCTCGCTCTCACGCACAAGCAGCTTCTctcaaagcagatttttctcaCCCAAAAAAAAGCACCGGGGACAGGTTAGGGGCTGGAGTGCTGGTGACGGTGTGCCTTCACCGTGGCGCACAGTCGGGACGCCGCCACCTAAGTCCAGCAATGCCACTGGCAATTCTCCGGCACTTCCCGCTGCCAGAGAAATACGGCTCGTGCTCCAAGTCTGCCTCTTCCGCAGCAGAAAAGCGGCTCTGGCTCTGACCCGTgccggggctgcagctgggcccagagctgggctctggctaCATCACCACGCTGGTGGTACCAGCCCCTTACCGGAGCAGAGGCGGGGGTGGCAGCGGCACCGACAGCGCTGCAGGCCCTGCAAAGCACTGGGCTGGGAAAGAACCAGACGGGAGACGGTTGGGAAACTGTGAAGAGCCCAGCCTTTATTTACAGTCATACAAAACCTCGCTGCTGCGCCGAGCCCAGCGCCGCGCCTCGGACTGACTctggaaaagggggaaaatgaaCCCAAAAAGGGGGAACTCATGGTATAAAAGAGCGTGGGCTCTGCCCGGCAGCAGCGATCGCTCAGGTTATGAACCGCTACTGAGCGCCGGTGGTGCCGACAGCCGCATGTGCCGCGAGCGAGAGACGGTTCCACAACGCTATGGCGGGAGCCGGCGACAGGGGATGGTGAACCGCGCGCCCCTTGCCCGCTCCCCACGCTGGAGCACGGCACGTTTCCAACCGTAACCGCAGATCCTTCTAAAAactcaaaaaaagagaaagaaaaaacaaaaagcagctaaaaaatAACCGTCCCTGCCCCCGGGGATGGCGGCTGGAGGAGGCGAACCACACCGGGTGCAGCAGCGGATGGCGAGACGGAGCACTGAGCGCAAGCCCACGGTGACGCAAGCGGCCTgaccccccccgccctgggGCCGCCCGGCTCAGAGGCGGCGCTGGTAGCCCGAGTGGacgcgggcagcgggcaggtAATCGCCGTAGCCGCCCGAGTAGCGGGCGTAATCGGCGTGTGCTTCTGGAAGGCGGCGGTAATCCATCGGGGACTTTGTCGGCGACCGGCGGTACGCGAGTGGCGAGTCCGCTAAGCGGCGATAATCTGAGAGGTCAGACAGACGGCGCTCGGAACCGTACCTGGTCGAGAGAAGAGACAGGAGGTGAATAAGGGGGAGCGCGCCTGAATCTGCTGCTGGTGGCAACCGCGTCCCGCCTGGGGACGCACCACAGCAGCGTGACACCGCTGGGCTTCGGGCAGGCAGCGCCCCAGGCAAAGCCGGCGCAGGACAGGGAAACACCGCCCGGTGCACCCATGGAACGGACGCTGGGTGCAGCGCGAGGCCCGGCTGCCGGTGAGCacgtgctgcctgctccccctgccccagccgaAGCCCCTGTCCCCGCCCCCCAGCGCAGCCCGCAGGCGAGGGGGGCGAGCGCACCCGCGTGAGCCCCCCGGGGAGCCAGGAGAGGGGGTTACGCGGGGGTCTGTGCCGCGGGAGCGGAGCCACCAGGCCCACGTGCCGGCACGTGGCGCCTGCCCTTCTGCACGCCGGGTGTTAGCGGGCCACACCGGAGCCGAGACTAAGCCCCGAGCCAGGCGCTGGCATCCACTGGGGCAGCGCGGAGCGACTCGCGCAGTCATCCGTCCCGGCACCGTACCTTTTTGCCAGAGCGGATGATTTTTTGTACGGGTCGTCGTAGGCGGCGCTGCGAGGCGGGGAGAGGCGGGTGCGCTCGTAGGGCGGTGCgacggcggcagcggcggcctGCGACAGGCCCAGGTAGGAAGCCgcctgctgccccagctggcTCGGCCCGTCGTAGGCGCTGCCCGGCTGGGCTCGGTAGGCGGCCGCCAGCGACGCGGAGGAGGCCTGCTGCGCCGGGTAGGATGCCGCCATCGAGCCGGAGGCCTGGGCCCGGTAGGCGGCTGTCAGTGGGGCGGAGGCCTGCGCCTTGtaggaggcggcggcggcctggCTGCTGTAGGAGGCGGCCAGCGAGGAGGCCGCCTGGGCGCCGTAGGTGGCGGAGAGAGCAGCAGCGGCGGACTGGCTGCCATAGGAGGCGGGCAGGTTGGCGGCGGGCTGGGCACCATAGGAGGCAGAGTGGCCAGCAGCGGGCTGTGCGCCGTAGGAAGCAGAGAGCGCGGCCGCCGGCTGGGCGCCGTAGGAGGCCGAGTGGCCGGCCACAGGCTGGTAGGCAGCAGCGGCATGACTAGCCACGGCCTGTGCGCCGTAGGAGGTGGCATGCGCGGCCACGGCCTGGGCACCGTAGGAGGCAGAGAGCGCGGCACCGGGCTGGGCACCGTAGGAGGCGGCATGGCCGTCTACGGGCTGGGCGCCGTAGGAGGCGGCATGGCCGGCGGCAGCTGCCTGGGCGCCGTAGGAGGCCACGTGTGTGGCCACGGCCTGGGTGCCGTAGGAGGCAGCAGGGCCGGCAGCGGCCTGGGCGCTGTAGGCGGCGGCAGCCTGAGCACCATAGGCAGCAGAGTAGCCAGAGGCGGCCTGCGCCCCGTAGGAGGAGGCCAGGGCGGCGGACTGGACACCGTAGCCggagagctgggaggcagcGGGCTGCGCACCGTAGGAGGCAGTGGCTTGGGCGCCGTAGGAGCCGAGGGAGTTGGCGGTGGGCTGTGCACCGGAGGCGCCGAGGGAGACGGAGGGCTGGGAGCGATAGGCGCTGCCCAGCGAGGCAGAGGGCTGGGCGCGGTAGGAGGCAGCCTGGCCCGTGGTGGGCTGCGGGCGGTAGGCCACGCCgagggaggcagagggctgGGCGCGGTAGGTAGCCCCCAGCGAGGCGGAGGGCTGGGCACGGTAGGCGGCTGGCTGTGCTGTCATGGGGAGCGTCACTGCTGCATAGCCAGCCCGGGTAGGGGAGCGCCGGAGGGGGCTGCGGTCCCTCCCGAAGTAGGAGGGGGACGCAGGCCTGGCCTGTGCCTCGAAGGCCTCGTACTTGCCGGCGCTGCCGGTGCCGAAGCGCTGCTGGTAATCGTacagggaggaggtggtggtgtaGCCGGCAGTGGCGGCCGAGGGGAAGGCGGCATCTGCCGCCCGGCGCTGCTGGTCGAAGCCCTCGATCTTGGGCTGGAACTTCTCGCGGTACTCCAGGCCGATCCTCTTGCTCTTGTCGAGGCCAAGGGCGGGCGGCAGGGCCTGGCCCGCGCCCTTCTTCTGGACGTTAGTGGAGAGCTCCACGTTCACTCTGCGCCCCTTCACCTCCTTCCCGTTAAGGTTTTCGATGGCAACCTTTGCATCTGCTTCGTTCTCCATGTGAACAAATGCATAGTCTGATAAAGCAGCAGACAGAGGGTTATCAATGGGGGGAGAAAAGACAATTCGTTACAGGATCGAACACTTAACGAGCCCTGCTGAGACCGCAGCAGCAGGCGGCTCGGCAGCGGCGGGACAGGCACCGGGatgggctctgccagccccgctccgctgctgctgctgctcaggcagCAAAGAGATAGAACCGCCTTCATTTGCTTCCACCCCACAATTAATTTGGCTGGAGTCTAACAAGCCTGGCCACCACCCGGCATCCCTCAATCCCTCGGCTCAGGAACACCCAGTCACGGCTTTTTTTGCTCCATTTTCCCccatcttcttcctccctttgcCCGTGCCCACCACAGCCGCCTCTCCCTGCACTGAGAGAGCTCGGCACCCCACCCCACGGCACAGCAGCCTCTCGCCACCGGCGACTCCTCCCTACTCGTCCTCCAGCACGTGGGGACGAAGAGCCCCGGGAGGGCAGCACGGCCTCACCGGCGCCGTGGGCTCGGCCGAGCCGTCCCACCAGTAAGCGGAGCAAAGCCAGAGAGGGCTGGCGCCTGCCGAGACACCAAGTCATGCCAAGGGGGACAGAGTgccagcaggagaaggaaggggcgggggggagaaaGACGGAGAGAGGGGGGCCCGAGCACAACCTGCGGCACCACGCACTCAGCCGAGCCCCCGGGCTGAGGCGAGGAGCTGGGCGAGCAGCGCGGCGCTGTGCAGCACGAACGCAGCGCCGAAGCAGAGAGGCGTCGGAAAGGAGATGGAGAGCGAGGCGAGGAGCGGTAGAAGCGGGACCCGGAGTGGCCGTGCCAGGTCTGCAGAGGGAGAGCGGGTCACCCTTGCCTGGCACAGCTCTCCCCACCATGGCTGCCACCACAACACCATGCCCGCGCCAGGTCCGGCAGCTGCCTGCGACACTCAGGCCAACGGTTTTTGGGTTTGGATGCCGCCGCAGTAGCTGGGGGGTTGCCCCCGCAGCACGACGGGTCCCGCAGGCCGGCACGGGGCAGAAGGGCGGCTCCTCTTGGCAACCCCACGGCGTCCCCCCTTGCAGTCACGGACCAGGGATCACCGTAACCAGCGCCACTGGCAACAGCCTGCTTTAGCCTACGGCCAGAGGGCCAGCATACAGCTcggccagggcagcccctccAAGGAGCACTGCATGCTCGGAGCATTGCTCACCGAGCAAACCCCATCCCGGTACCTCAAGTTCCGGCTAAACATCAGCGCTGCTTCGCCCACCCTCCTGCACgtctcccctctgctccaccaTCCCACACCTCCCTGGTTCCTATCCCACATCCGCGTATCCCACTCTAGCAGCCCAAGGAGGGGACATCTCCTCTGtccacccccagccctcctgctgtCCCCTTGGGTAGCCgcagcacccccacccctccctggGAGACCCCACAAATCAGCCACTGGCCGAGGGGACGCCAGAAACTTTTGGTGTGGATTTGGGGCGGTTTCTGACGGGCTCCGCTGGGAAGCTGCGTCCTGGTGGGACAGAGCCGGTGGGCCTGCGACCTGGGACAAGAGAGCAGAGGCAACAACATCACCCTCCcgggaggcagaggagctggcGGGGACAccgccggggcagggggaacGGGCGCTTTGGGGAACGGGTGCTTTGGGGAATGGCCACGGCAGCTGCGTGATGTGAGGATGACACCTTTTCACGTCAGGGTCAGGGGGAAGGTGGGGTGACACCATCCCCCTGGTCGCACCGTGCTGCGGGGTCCCTGATCCTGAACTGACCGAGCCCCCTCGGGAGTTTTACAGCATGTTTCTCACAGGCTTCAGCTCTCCCACCTCGACTGACAGGGGAACGGCTCACTCCACGTCGGAGCGTGTTTGTAGAGGCGAAGCTGTGGTGGAGTCGCGGCGGGATGGGGGGAAGCGCCTCACGTCAGGGAACACTTATAGAggcggcagcagcgggcagggggTTACCCCCGCCTGGGCCacgccggggctggggggaggcgATGATGGAGGACGTGGCCTGGTTGGAAAGGCTGGAAAGCGCGCACCCGGGGGGTTTAACGGGCCAGAGGGGAGAAATGGGACGTGGGGAGCCCGGAAGGGCTCGCACGGCTCCGGCCagggccggcggggggcggcaggAGGACCCGGGGCCCTGGTCCGTGTGCTGAGGCGCCGCCAGAtcgggccggggagggggaagccGCAGCCAGCCAGACGGAACACGGGTCACCCGAGCCGAGAGCGGGGGCCGGAGCGGCTCCGAGGACGGAGGTGAGCGGCGAGCCTGCTGTGGCGGGGCACGCCCGCGGGACTGTGCCCGGCgagggctgcggggcagccccggggaagGCGAACAGGCTTGTGCGGAGCCCCCGTCCGCGGCGGCGGGTCCGGTACCTTTCACAACGTCGCACTCGACGACGGTGCCGTACTGCTGGAAGAGCGAGCGCAGCTCGCCGCTGGTGCAGGCGGCCGAGACGTTACCGACGAAGATCTTGCAGGTGTTGGTGGGCCGAGGCCGGGAAGGCTCGACCACGATGCGGCGGCCGTGCAGCTGGTGGCCGTTGAGCTGGGTGATGGCGCGGGCCGCTGCCGCCTCATCCCGGAGGTGCACGAAAGCGAACTGCTTCATGAGGGCGATACCGAGCACGGGCCCGGCGGCGCCGGCGAACAGCTCGCTCAGCTCTTCCGCCGTCGCCTCCTCGGGGACATTGCCCACGAAGAGCTTTATGCCGGGACGCATGGTAgcggcggggagaggggagccGGAGAGCAGCGCCGCGGCGGCCTCACAAAATGGCGGCGTCTCCTCAGCGCGGAGCGGGAGCGGCGATCGCGCACTGCGCCTGCGCGCCGTATGCGCGCCCTCCGCACTGCGCCTGCGCGCCCCCCGTCGTGTGCGCACCCTCTGCACTGCGCCTGCGCCCCGTCCCCCGCCCCTGCGCCCCGCCCACCCCGCTCTCCCGCCGCCACTACTGCACCTGCGCGCCGCCCGCCCACGACCCTCCCCACACCCCGCCCACCGCCCCCCTGACCACGCCCCCACGCACCGCCCCTAACGGCCGCGGCGCGCTGGTCACGCCCACCCTTAAAGGGGCCGCTGCGGTCCCGGGGGATGCGCAGCGCCGAGCACCGCGGGGACGAGCAGGCCCCTGGCCCCGGTCCCCCGAGAGCCGCAGAGGCCGCAGAGCGAGTTATCGTTTATTGCTGTCCCGGGGTAGCTCCTAGaggtggggggccggggcggctgtggggctggaagctgccacagagctggaagctgctgtggggcggggggcagctgtggggcggggggctgccgtGTTCTGGTCCCGCTCCTCCCAGAGGGTCAGGCCGTCGCAGGAGCAGACCCGCTTGGGGTTCTGGAAGAGCCCGGCCGCGCGGGCCACCACGCCGCAGGCCAGcctggggggggacgggacgcAGGAGGTGAGGGGCTGAGCggccccccaaagcccccccaagccccccctTGAGCACTCACCCTGGCCCCGAGTTCCCCGTCACCCGGGAGAGCGGGTGGGAGCCCCGGCCCAGGTCGTCCTCGCCCGCATCCACCACCACCGAGCGCCCGATGATGTCCCAGACCTGGCGGAGGGGTTGGAGGGGGCTCAGGACCCCCCCgcggccgtggggctggggaccgcCCCCCCCCagagccgtggggctggggctggaccCTGCCCACGGCTGTGGGGCCAGTGTGGGACACCCCACGGCCATGGTAGCAGGgtcagccccccccccccagccatgGGGTGCAGCCCGGACCCCCCACAGCCGTGGGAGGGGGCTGGTccctctgtgccccccccagcgTCACCTTCAGCCGCGAGTCCTCCATGCGGAAGCTGGCTCTGCCCTCGGCGTCAGCCCAGATGTTCCCCAGGTCCCCGACATGCTGGGGGGGGTGTCAGAAGGGGTCAGGGGGGGtccaggaccccccccccagccccacggagcAGCCGTGGCCGCCAGCTCACCCGGTGCTGGTCCTGGGGTCCCCCGTGGCACTCCCCGTCGGGGTTGAAGTGGCCCCCACagctgcggggtggggggagacaCAGGGTGAGCCCGGGGGCGCCTGCACCCCCAGACCCGGGGCGTTGTGTGCGCGCGCGTCCCCCCCCACCGCCGCGCTACCTGTCGCAGGGCCGCGAGAGGTCCCCGAATTCGTGGACGTGGAGCCCGTGGGGGCCCGGTGGGAGCCCATCGACGGCGCCGTCCACCAGGCACCGCGTCGGCGAGACCTGCAGGAACCGC contains:
- the LOC140660404 gene encoding RNA-binding protein 4 isoform X1, giving the protein MVKLFIGNLPREATEQEIRSLFEQYGKVLECDIIKNYGFVHIEDKTAAEDAIRNLHHHKLHGVCINVEASKNKSKASTKLHVGNISPACTNLELRAKFEEYGPVIECDIVKDYAFVHMERAEDAVEAIRGLDNTEFQGKRMRVQLSTSRLRTAPGMGDKSGCYRCGKEGHWSKECPVDRPGQVADFAEAYNEQYGAVRTPYTAGYGETVYYDEAYGGMADYYKRYRVRSYATASAYDAYAEQTMAQYSQYAQYSQVQSSAMAATTAMASRIPTTLDAYDRALLPTPGAAAAVAAAATAAAAAASSTYYTRDRSPLRRTAAAATTVGEAYTYERGQLSPVSSVARASLYDMQRFGRDPYADRARYSAF
- the RBM14 gene encoding RNA-binding protein 14 isoform X3; its protein translation is MRPGIKLFVGNVPEEATAEELSELFAGAAGPVLGIALMKQFAFVHLRDEAAAARAITQLNGHQLHGRRIVVEPSRPRPTNTCKIFVGNVSAACTSGELRSLFQQYGTVVECDVVKGQVPREEPSR
- the RBM14 gene encoding RNA-binding protein 14 isoform X1; translated protein: MRPGIKLFVGNVPEEATAEELSELFAGAAGPVLGIALMKQFAFVHLRDEAAAARAITQLNGHQLHGRRIVVEPSRPRPTNTCKIFVGNVSAACTSGELRSLFQQYGTVVECDVVKDYAFVHMENEADAKVAIENLNGKEVKGRRVNVELSTNVQKKGAGQALPPALGLDKSKRIGLEYREKFQPKIEGFDQQRRAADAAFPSAATAGYTTTSSLYDYQQRFGTGSAGKYEAFEAQARPASPSYFGRDRSPLRRSPTRAGYAAVTLPMTAQPAAYRAQPSASLGATYRAQPSASLGVAYRPQPTTGQAASYRAQPSASLGSAYRSQPSVSLGASGAQPTANSLGSYGAQATASYGAQPAASQLSGYGVQSAALASSYGAQAASGYSAAYGAQAAAAYSAQAAAGPAASYGTQAVATHVASYGAQAAAAGHAASYGAQPVDGHAASYGAQPGAALSASYGAQAVAAHATSYGAQAVASHAAAAYQPVAGHSASYGAQPAAALSASYGAQPAAGHSASYGAQPAANLPASYGSQSAAAALSATYGAQAASSLAASYSSQAAAASYKAQASAPLTAAYRAQASGSMAASYPAQQASSASLAAAYRAQPGSAYDGPSQLGQQAASYLGLSQAAAAAVAPPYERTRLSPPRSAAYDDPYKKSSALAKRYGSERRLSDLSDYRRLADSPLAYRRSPTKSPMDYRRLPEAHADYARYSGGYGDYLPAARVHSGYQRRL
- the RBM14 gene encoding RNA-binding protein 14 isoform X2 encodes the protein MRPGIKLFVGNVPEEATAEELSELFAGAAGPVLGIALMKQFAFVHLRDEAAAARAITQLNGHQLHGRRIVVEPSRPRPTNTCKIFVGNVSAACTSGELRSLFQQYGTVVECDVVKGTVPSAVCLTSQIIAA
- the CCS gene encoding copper chaperone for superoxide dismutase yields the protein MASPEPTGSSCRLEFAVQMRCQGCAEAVQAALRGAPGVRLLELRLETQTVLVETTVAAERVRELLENSGRRAVLKGMGGSDDASLGAAVAALSGPGAVRGLVRFLQVSPTRCLVDGAVDGLPPGPHGLHVHEFGDLSRPCDSCGGHFNPDGECHGGPQDQHRHVGDLGNIWADAEGRASFRMEDSRLKVWDIIGRSVVVDAGEDDLGRGSHPLSRVTGNSGPGLACGVVARAAGLFQNPKRVCSCDGLTLWEERDQNTAAPRPTAAPRPTAASSSVAASSPTAAPAPHL